In the genome of Vanacampus margaritifer isolate UIUO_Vmar chromosome 1, RoL_Vmar_1.0, whole genome shotgun sequence, one region contains:
- the txlnbb gene encoding taxilin beta b — protein MESCPENSTQAESTRAVSVGDPNEDLTDDLGKQLEDLISTYQADEAPDEPEDTEEVHRNSRRDQKLEKKMLKSLGKDAMLLMQSLNKLDTPEQKLEATIKKHAELLEEHRSDQKQLKVLQKKLLQVMKEKDQLQSEHSRAVLARSKLEGLCRELQRHNKTLKEETLQRCREDDLKRKEITTHFQGTLSDIQAQIEEHSSRNTKLCQENSGLADKLKGLITQYDQREANLEKVFKHRDLKEKLLDTKLTQANLLLKEAQEKHKLERELLLQKAAEYRSQAKLLKENEVDMKAQLDMYSKKFDEIQGTVSKSNSIYSSFKQDMDKMAKKMKKLEKECQSWKSRFDGCNKSLVDMATDKAVRDKELEVVNIKNQKLESLCRALQDERKSLYEKVQAAGGQSDEGTKEEVPQKETREEHHEELTSAAAAPVGPAAPLESHLSQELVKLKAEQALLKEITGSFTISHVEPADTTTQEPSEGAQEPTGNHTEQSDKCQEHLELESVD, from the exons ATGGAGTCTTGTCCAGAGAACAGCACACAGGCCGAAAGCACCCGGGCGGTTTCAGTCGGAGACCCAAACGAGGACCTGACCGACGACCTGGGCAAGCAACTGGAGGACCTTATCAGCACCTACCAGGCCGACGAGGCTCCAGATGAGCCGGAAGACACGGAGGAGGTCCACAGAAACAGCCGACGGGACCAGAAACTGGAGAAAAAGATGCTCAAAAGCTTGG GGAAAGACGCCATGCTCCTCATGCAAAGTCTCAACAAGCTCGACACTCCCGAGCAAAAACTGGAAGCCACCATCAAGAAGCACGCCGAGCTG CTGGAGGAGCACCGGAGCGACCAGAAGCAGCTGAAGGTTCTGCAGAAGAAACTCCTGCAGGTGATGAAGGAGAAGGACCAACTGCAGAGCGAGCACAGTCGCGCCGTCCTGGCTCGCAGCAAATTAGAGGGACTCTGCCGGGAACTGCAGCGGCACAACAAGACTTTGAAG GAGGAGACGCTGCAGAGGTGCCGGGAGGACGACCTGAAGCGGAAGGAGATCACCACCCACTTCCAGGGAACCCTGAGCGACATCCAGGCCCAGATCGAGGAGCACAGCAGCCGCAACACCAAACTGTGCCAGGAGAACAGCGGCCTGGCCGACAAGCTCAAGGGCCTCATCACGCAGTACGACCAGCGAGAGGCG AACCTGGAGAAGGTATTCAAGCACCGTGACCTGAAGGAGAAGCTTCTGGACACCAAGCTAACTCAGGCCAACTTGTTGCTGAAAGAGGCTCAGGAAAAACACAAGCTGGAGAGGGAGCTC CTGCTACAAAAGGCAGCAGAGTACAGGTCGCAAGCGAAACTCTTGAAAGAGAATGAGGTGGACATGAAGGCGCAG CTCGACATGTACTCCAAGAAGTTTGACGAGATCCAGGGCACCGTTTCAAAAAGTAACAGCATCTACAGCAGCTTCAAACAGGACATGGATAAA ATGGccaagaagatgaagaagctGGAGAAAGAGTGTCAATCATGGAAGAGTCGCTTCGACGGCTGCAACAAGAGTCTCGTCGACATGGCGACGGAT AAAGCAGTGAGGGACAAGGAGCTGGAGGTGGTCAACATCAAGAACCAGAAGCTGGAAAGTCTGTGCAGGGCTTTGCAAGATGAGAGGAAGAGTCTCTACGAGAAGGTGCAAGCAGCCGGTGGTCAATCGGACGAGGGAACGAAAGAGGAGGTCCCTCAGAAGGAGACACGGGAGGAACATCACGAGGAGCTGacgagcgccgccgccgcccccgtCGGGCCCGCCGCCCCACTGGAAAGTCATCTGAGCCAGGAGCTGGTCAAACTGAAAGCCGAGCAGGCGCTCCTGAAGGAGATTACCGGCTCCTTCACCATCTCTCACGTCGAACCCGCGGACACCACAACACAAGAACCCTCCGAAGGCGCCCAAGAACCGACGGGGAACCACACAGAGCAGAGCGACAAATGCCAAGAACATTTGGAACTGGAGTCTGTTGATTAA